The window TCTAGCCTGCCAAAGTGCAAGTGCGGAATTTCTCGTTCCGATTCTAATGCTTTTCATTGAATTCGTTGTTTGGTTGTTCAACTAATATTTCGTGCATTAATTTACTAATTTCTTCGGCTTTTAAAGGGTTATCAATGATATATTTTGCAAAACGGTTGGTGATTTTCTGGATCATTTTGTCAGAAAGTTCCATGTCCGTGATGTTTATGTATTTATTTTTTCTGTAAAAATTATGCATTTCGTTGCGTTCCATATTCTTTAAAACCGCTTTGAAATGATGAATATTGGGGGCTAGTTTTCTCTTTTTCTCCCATTCAATAAAGTCTTTCATCAGTTCCTTGATGATTTTCTCTGCTTTCGGAATTTCTCTTTCACGCTGTTGAATCGTTGCCTGGATCTGTTTTGAAAGCTCATCCACATCAATCAGGGTTACATTTTCATTTTCGGTAACATTCTTTTCCACGTTGTGAGGGATAGAAAGGTCAATGACCAGGGTTTCCTTTCCGTTAGGGAAATGAGACCGGTTGATAATAGGATGCTTAGCTCCGGTGGCTACAATAAGAATATCCGTATTTTTTAATTCCTGGTCAAAATCAGAATAATCAACATGAGGAATATGATATTTCTGGGAAATCTTTTCAGCTTTCTCCTGAGTTCTGTTGGCAATTTTAATTTTCGGCTGATAGACATGCTTTACCAGATTTTCAACGGTATTCTGCCCAATTTCACCTACGCCCAGCAGAAGGATGTTTTTCTCAGCAATCCTTTTCTGGCTGTTTAAAATATAATGTACCGCGGCATAGGAAACAGAAGCTGCGCCATTGGAAATGCCGGTTTCGTTTTTTATTCTTTTCGAAATCTGAATGGCTGCATTGATCGCTCTTTCCAGATAAGGATTAGAATTCTGTCTCTCTTTTTTAAAACGGCTGTATGCTTTTTTAATTTGCCCGATAATTTCAAAATCTCCGATAATCTGACTCTCAAGCCCGGCTGCTACTCTGAAAAGATGAATAAGCGCTTCCTCTTTGGTCAGAATATTGGCAAACTGAAGGAAATCCGTAAGATGTACTCCTATGGTTTTACAATACTCTTCAGCTACCAAAAGATAATTGGGGGAAGTGGTATAAATTTCGGTCCTGTTACAGGTGGAAACTACAAATGCATCACCCAGATCTTCCTGATGGACTCTGGAAACAAAGTTTTTGATGTTTTCATCAAAGAATGCAAACTTTCCTCTCGTTTCTACATCGGCTTTCTCGTAACTTATAGAAAGCACGGCAAAATTCGACGTCTGATGGATGTTGGAATACTGTAACATAAGCAGTCGCAAATTTACGTTTTTTTTAATTAATCATTCTCTGATAGTGTATATGATAATTATCGTAAAAAACTATAAGGTTAAGATTGAAAATACAGAAAAGTTTGTAAAAAAGCTGTTGAAGGGAAGGTGAAAATGCGCAAATTGCTTTATGATCAGGATTTATCCTGCTTTGAGAATTGAATTTCCGGCCTCAATTACTTTTTTAGTACCTCAGCCTACTTGCTTTTCCCTGCTTTTTAGTTCTTTTAACAGCCTCTTAATTTTGGTTGAAATCAAACTCTGTAAATGTCTAGACTGAAAGTTAATAAAGAATTATAAATTTTAATAAAATTTTAACCAAATTAAGTTGGTGGGAAATTTCTTTACTAGTCTTAAATTTATATCTTTGTAATCTTAAAATCAGAAGAAAAATATGAGTTTATTTGATATGTTTACGCAAGAAATTGCGATAGACCTGGGAACGGCTAATACCCTTATTATCCATAATAATAAAATTGTTATAGATCAACCGTCAATTGTTGCAATTGAACGTTCTACGGGTAAACCCATTGCTGTAGGTGAACAGGCTAAGCATATGCAAGGTAAAACTCACGAGGACATCAAAACCATCCGTCCTTTGAAAGACGGGGTTATTGCTGATTTTCACGCTTCTGAACACATGATCAAGGAATTCATCAAGAAAATTCCCGGAATCAAAGGTAAATTCATTCAACCGGCATTACGAATCGTAATCTGCATCCCTTCTGGTATTACTGAAGTTGAAAAAAGAGCGGTAAGAGATTCTGCTCAGAAAGTAAACGCAAAAGAAGTAAGATTGATCTATGAACCAATGGCAGCGGCAATTGGGGTAGGAATCGATGTACAGAAGCCTGAAGGAAACATGATCATCGACATAGGTGGTGGTACTACGGAGATTGCTGTAGTAGCCTTAGGAGGTATCGTATGTGATAAATCTGTGAAGATTGCAGGAGATGTATTTACCAATGACATTGCCTATTACTTAAGAACTCACCATAACCTTTATATCGGGGAAAGAACTGCTGAAAGAATCAAAATTGAAGT of the Chryseobacterium aureum genome contains:
- the hemA gene encoding glutamyl-tRNA reductase — its product is MLQYSNIHQTSNFAVLSISYEKADVETRGKFAFFDENIKNFVSRVHQEDLGDAFVVSTCNRTEIYTTSPNYLLVAEEYCKTIGVHLTDFLQFANILTKEEALIHLFRVAAGLESQIIGDFEIIGQIKKAYSRFKKERQNSNPYLERAINAAIQISKRIKNETGISNGAASVSYAAVHYILNSQKRIAEKNILLLGVGEIGQNTVENLVKHVYQPKIKIANRTQEKAEKISQKYHIPHVDYSDFDQELKNTDILIVATGAKHPIINRSHFPNGKETLVIDLSIPHNVEKNVTENENVTLIDVDELSKQIQATIQQREREIPKAEKIIKELMKDFIEWEKKRKLAPNIHHFKAVLKNMERNEMHNFYRKNKYINITDMELSDKMIQKITNRFAKYIIDNPLKAEEISKLMHEILVEQPNNEFNEKH
- a CDS encoding rod shape-determining protein, which encodes MSLFDMFTQEIAIDLGTANTLIIHNNKIVIDQPSIVAIERSTGKPIAVGEQAKHMQGKTHEDIKTIRPLKDGVIADFHASEHMIKEFIKKIPGIKGKFIQPALRIVICIPSGITEVEKRAVRDSAQKVNAKEVRLIYEPMAAAIGVGIDVQKPEGNMIIDIGGGTTEIAVVALGGIVCDKSVKIAGDVFTNDIAYYLRTHHNLYIGERTAERIKIEVGSAVEDLDVDIEDIPVQGRDLITGKPKEIMVGYKEIARALDKSIIRIEDAVMETLSLTPPELAADIYKTGIYLAGGGALLRGLADRIHKKTGLPVFVAEDPLRAVVRGTGIALKNMDKFNFLIK